In the Afipia sp. GAS231 genome, AAATGGCACGGCGGGACCGGTTGGAATGCGCCAGACGCGCATCGGTTCGGCGATATTCTTCAGGGATCGCGAACCTGTATCCTCAAAGGTAATATCCACCTTGCCGCGAATTTGCCGATGGGCATCGTCGGAGATGCTGACACCGCCGGGTTCCGCGAGCCCTTCGAGACGCACCGCAATATTGACCCCATCACCAAAGATATCGTCGGCTTCGATAATGATGTCACCGACGTGAATGCCGATGCGGAGTTCGATCCGCTTGTCCTGCGGCACGTCGGTATTTCGCTTGGCCACGCCGCGCTGAACTTCGACGGCGCATCGCACGGCGTCGACGACGCTGGCGAACTCAACCAGAGCACCGTCCCCGGTATTCTTGACGATGCGTCCGTGATGCTCGCTGATTTTGGGATCGAAAAGCGTCTTTCTAAGAGCTTTCAGTCGCGCCAGCGTGCCTACTTCGTCGATCCCTATCAAGCGGCAAGAGCCCACGACATCCGCCGCCAGAATAGCCGCCAGTCGCCGCTCTACGTGCTCGCTGCTCAAGACGCACCCCCGGTCGGGGAAACTGGATGCATCTATACCAGAATGGTGGGCCGATGTCCGGTTTTGCCGGCGCCGTATTCAGGCCGACGGCGGCGGTGTATCGGTTGCAACCCGTACCATCCCCAAACCGTTTTCAAACCCTTGGAGCTCCGCATGCGCGCCGCACCGTTTCTCTATTTCAACGGCGATTGCGAAAGCGCGCTGCAATTCTACCAGGCCTGCGGCCTCGGCAAGATTGTGGAGCTCAGGCGAATCGAAGGGACCCCGCTGGCGGAACGCGATGGCCCGGCCTGGAATCAGAAAGTGCTGTTTTCCCGTTTCGAAGGCCCTGGACTTCGTCTCTGCGCATCCGACGGTGCCGATTCAGAGCCGATGAAGGGATGCGCCATCTTCCTCGAAGCTGACGACGCCGGTACGGCCGAGAAGCTGTTCGACGCGTTGTCCGCTGGCGGGCGGATCACCGTTGCGTTCAAGAAGCAGTTTTGGGGCGATCACTACGGCAACTTCACCGACAAATTCGGCGTTCAATGGGCGGTTGGCAGTGCGGTCAAAGCCAGCGAATAAGGCCGTGCACATGGACCTGCGCGCCCAGCGCAATTGTCGCCCGTGCAAGCCGCCTTGCCAATCGGCTTCGGGCGTTTTAGCACTCCCGCGCGCTGCGACAGTGGTCGTCATGCCCGGGCAGAAGTGCGAAGCACGTCTTCGCACTAGGTGACCCGGGCATCCACGCCCTTCCTGCTTGCTGCGCCAAAGACGTGGATGGCCGGGACAAGCCCGGCCATGACGGGCTGAACGAGGACATATTCATGGCGACCCATAAACTGCTGCTTCTCTCCGGCGACGGCATCGGCCCCGAAGTGATGGGCGAGGTGAAACGCCTGATCGACTGGATCAACGCGGCAGGCATCGCGCGTTTCGAGACCGAGCAGGGGCTGGTCGGCGGCTCCGCCTATGACGCGCACAAGGTTTCCATCAGCGAGGGCGACATGGCCAAGGCCACAGCCGCCGACGCCGTGATCTTCGGCGCGGTGGGCGGTCCGAAGTGGGACAGCGTGCCCTATGAGGTGCGGCCCGAAGCCGGGCTGTTGCGGCTGCGCAAGGATCTCGGCCTGTTCGCCAACCTGCGTCCGGCGGTGTGCTACCCGGCGCTGGCGGAGGCCTCCAGCCTGAAGCGCGAGATCGTCGAAGGCCTCGACATCATGATCGTGCGCGAACTCACCGGCGGCGTGTATTTCGGCGAGCCGAAGACCATCACCGATCTCGGCAACGGCCAGAAGCGCGCCATCGATACCCAGGTCTACGACACCTACGAGATCGAGCGCATCGCCCGCGTCGCGTTTGACCTGGCGCGCAAGCGCCGCAACAAGCTGACCTCGATGGAAAAGCGCAACGTCATGAAGTCAGGCGTGCTCTGGAACGAGGTGGTGACGCAGGTGCATGCCCGCGAATACAAGGATGTCACGCTAGAACATCAGCTCGCCGATTCCGGCGGCATGAATCTGGTGAAGGCGCCGAAGCAGTTCGACGTCATCGTTACCGACAATCTGTTCGGCGACATGCTCAGCGATATCGCGGCGATGCTGACGGGATCTCTCGGCATGCTGCCGTCGGCCTCGCTCGGCGAAATCGACGCCAAGACCAAAAAGCGCCGCTCGCTGTTCGAGCCGGTGCACGGCTCGGCGCCTGACATTGCCGGCAAAGGCCTCGCCAATCCGATCGCGATGATTTCCTCGTTTGCGATGGCGCTGCGCTATTCGTTCGACATGGGCGATCTCGCCGACAAGATCGAAGCCGCGATCGCCGCCGTGCTGGCGAGCGGGCTGCGCACCGCCGACATCAAGTCCGAGGGCACCACCGCGGCCAGCACTACGCAGATGGGCGATGCGATTTTGAAGGAATTGCAGAAGCTGCACGCGTAAGCGTTCCACGCACCAAACAAAAAGCCCGGTCGTGAGACCGGGCTTTTTCTTGAAGCGAAGTGGTCGCGATCAATACAGCGGGAACGGCGTGGGGACACCGCCGAGATCCGACGGCGGGTTAAGCGGCTGGCGGTCGATCGGGCGGTTGTTGTTTTCGCGCGCGAAGGACGGGTAACCGATCGCCGGCGGGAAGGCGTAGTCCTGGAATTTGCGGTCGCCCGGCAGCACTTCGGTGCCGGCGTCGAGCCAGGAGCGCGTGGTGACGTAAACGCGGGTGTGCGGCCCCTGCTGATAGACCCGGTTCGGACCCTGCGGGCCGTAAACGATGCGGCCGTCCTTGTCGTATTTCGGGCGGGACTGGGCGCTGGCGGAAGTTACGCTGGCAGCGACGAGCGCCGCGGCAGCAAGCAGCATCGCGAGCTTGCTCGCAGCAGGGAATTTCGGGGTCATCACATCCTCGTCCTGGTCAACCCGCGCGGGCCGGCGGATCGTCACGTCTGATTGGGCGCATTGTAGCCGCCCCTCACGTGGCATCGCTAGGTCAATTGCGCCACACCGGATCAGAATAATGCCACGAAAAGCGAAAAAATTTCATGAAAACCAGTGTCTTGGCCGGATGTCGCCACAATTACGGATGGTTGCGAAAGCTCGATCCGCCAAACCGGTATCAGAACGCGCCGCGCAGCCGCGGGTTGTCGGCGCCGGTCAGCCAGTCCGCCGACAGCGCCGGCACCGATGTCACCGTGCAATCGCTTCGCCGCAGTTCGGCATGAGCGAACAATTCCGCCAGTTTGGGTTCGTTTCCGGCGGTCAGCAGCATCAGGCGGTTCAGCATGCAGCCGATCGCGGCGCGGCGGGCCGGGAAGTTCTCGCCTTGGCACGACCAGCCGGAAATGCGGAAATTGGGATCGTCGAAGCGCTTGATGAAGCCGAGGCAGGCGCGGGCGTCGTCCGCGCCGCCGACCAGGCGAAGCAGCGTCACCGGGCCGAATTTGCTGTCGATGACCCCCGCGGCCTCCAGCGCCAGCGCGCCGTCCGGGTCCATGCGCGCGGCGATGTCGGCGACGGCGGGCACGGCCTGATGCTCGTCGCCCGGGCGATAGAGTTCGAGTTCGGCGACCGGTTTGCCGTCGGGGCCGCTCCAGTGAAAGGCGTCCTTGCGGCCGCCCTCGGGGTGCCGGGATATCTGATAAACCTCTGTTTTGCCTTGGAAAATAAACTGGCTGACGGCAAAGGCCGGCGCCGAGCGGGTGGCCACGGCCCAGCCGTCCCGCACCGAGGGGGCCATCGCGGTCGCATCCGGCAACTGCTGCCACAGCGCGATACCGACGATGGCCACCAGCGCCAGCGTCATCACATAGGCACAGAGCCGGGCCACGGTGCCGCAGACTTCGTCGACGAAACCCATCAGCAGGGGATGGATTCTTGTCGTATAATTGGAGGTGGCTGTTCTAGCCGGAAACGAATGCATCAAACGCCCAAACGCACGGTAAAACGTTGTCTTGCGGGCGTTTCTCGCATAGAAGCGCTGCCTCTTCCCTTTCCGCTTGACGCGGCGGGCAAGCATTTTTCCTCGGAGAGTGAACGATGGGTTACAAAGTCGCGGTGGTCGGTGCGACCGGCAATGTCGGGCGCGAAATGCTCAACATCCTGGACGAGCGCAAATTCCCCGCCGACGAGGTCGTGGTGCTGGCCTCGCGCCGCAGCGTCGGCGTCGAGGTCTCCTATGGCGACCGAACCCTGAAGGTCAAAGCGCTCGAGCACTATGATTTTTCCGACGTCGATATTTGCCTGATGTCGGCCGGTGGCGCGGTGTCGAAGGAATGGTCGCCCAAGATCGGCGCCGCAGGCTGCGTCGTGATCGACAATTCGTCGGCCTGGCGGATGGATCCGGACGTGCCGCTGATCGTGCCGGAAGTGAACGCCGACGCGGTCGCGGGCTTCACCAAGAAGAACATCATCGCCAACCCGAACTGCTCGACCGCGCAACTCGTGGTCGCGCTGAAGCCGCTGCACGACAAGGCTACCATCACCCGCGTCGTGGTCGCGACCTATCAATCGGTGTCGGGCGCCGGCAAGGATGCGATGGACGAACTGTTCACGCAGACCAAGGCCGTCTACACCAACAGCGAACTGGTCAACAAGAAATTCCCGAAGCGTATCGCCTTCAACGTCATCCCCGAGATCGACGTGTTCATGGAGGACGGCTACACCAAGGAAGAGTGGAAGATGATGATGGAGACCAAGAAGATTCTTGATCCCAAAATCAGGCTGACCGCGACCTGCGTCCGCGTGCCTGTGTTCGTCGGCCACTCCGAAGCCGTTAACATCGAATTCGCCAACCCGATCAGCGCCGACGAGGCGCGCAACATCCTGCGCAACGCGCCGGGTTGCCTCGTCATCGACAAACACGAGCCAGGCGGCTACGTCACGCCGTATGAGGCGGCCGGCGAGGACGCGACCTATATCAGCCGCATCCGCGAGGATAATACGGTCGAGAACGGCCTGTCGCTGTGGTGCGTCTCCGACAACCTGCGCAAGGGTGCCGCGCTGAACGCGATCCAGATCGCCGAGTGCCTGATCAACCGCAAGCTGATCAGCGCCAAGAAGAAGGCCGCCTGAGCGGCGGCGAATAGGATTATTGAAGTGAGTCCCTCATGGTGAGGAGCGCGTCTTCGCGCGTCTCGAACCATGAGGCCCGTGGCCCATCCTTCGAGACGCGGCCAAGTGGCCGCTCCTCAGGATGAGGACAGTTCCGGGCCACGAGACTACGCGATCTCGCTATTCGCCCACTAACTCGCCGATGCCGCGAAATTCCTTCGCCACCGGATCGAGCACGAACAGCGAGCCTTCGGCGACGCCGAAATAGGCGCCGTGCAGGCTCATCTCGCCGCGCTCGACACTGTTGCGCACGAACGGAAACGTCATCAGGTTTTCGAGGCTGCGAAACACCGCGGCCTTTTCGATCCGCGTCGTGAAATCCTGCCGGCTCTCATGCTCGCGCTGGCTGACCTTCTCGCCGGGCTTGATGAACATCTGCATCCACCGCCCGATGAAGTCGCCCGGCGACAGCGGATCGATATCGTCGATGAAGGCTTTGATGCCGCCGCACTGGGCATGGCCGAGCACCACGACGTGTTTCACCTTCAAGACCTGTACCGCGTATTCCAATGCCGCCGAGACGCCATGCGCGCCGCCGTCGGGCTGGAATACCGGCACCAGATTGGCGACGTTGCGCACCACGAACAGCTCGCCCGGGCCGGCGTCGAAAATCACTTCCGGCGAAACCCGGGAATCGCAGCAGCCGATCACCATGACGGCGGGCGACTGGCCGCGCTCGGAAAGTTCCCGATAGCGGGTCTGCTCGGTCGGCAGCCGCTGCGAGGTGAAGGTCCGGTAGCCTTCGATCAGATGTTTGGGAAATTCAGCCATGCTTTCCGCCTTGATTGGCCCTTGCCTAACCACAGGCCGATGACAGGAACAAGGCTTTCGGGCCCCGGCTCGAAATGTTAGGCGTGGTTGCCAAAAAAATGCTCAAGGAACTCGCCGATGACCCGTCCGCGCCGCAGCCTGTTGTTCATGCCGGGATCGAACGCGCGGGCGCTGGAGAAGGCGCGCATATTGCCCGCCGATGGCATCATTCTCGACCTCGAGGATTCGGTGGCGCCGGACGCCAAGGCTACCGCCCGCGACCAGATCGCCAAGGCGGTCGCGGCCGGTGGGTTCGGCAAGCGCGAGGTGCTGATCCGCATCAACAGCCTCGATACGCCCTGGTGGGTCGACGATATCGGCATGGCCGGCAAGGCCAGGCCCGACGGCATCCTGGTTCCCAAAATCTCCACCGTCGGCGATCTCAATGCCATCGCCGACCGTCTTAGTGACATCAACGCCGACACCTCGATCCGGGTCTGGGCCATGATCGAGACCGCGCGCGCGGTGTTGGACGCGGACAAGCTCGCTGCCGCGGCCAAGGATTCGGAAACCCGCCTCGCCGGCTTCGTGTTCGGACCCAATGATATTTCGCGGGAGACGCGGATCCGGATGGCGCCGGGCCGGGCGGCGATGATCCCGATGATCACGCATTGTATTCTGGCGACGCGCGCACACGGGCTGGAAATTCTCGACGGTCCCTACAGCGACATCGCCAATATCGACGGCTTTGCCGCCGAATGCGCCCAGGGCCGCGATCTCGGCTTCGACGGCAAGACACTGATCCATCCGAGCCACATCGAAGCCTGCAACGCCATCTTCACGCCGCCGGCCGAAGAGGTCGCTGAAGCCCGCAAGATCATCGCGGCATTTGCCAAGCCCGAAAACGCCTCGCGCGGCGCGATCCAGCTCGACGGCCGGATGGTAGAGCGGCTGCACGCCGACATGGCCAAGCGCACGATCGCGATTGCCGACGCGATCGCGGCGATGGGAAGTTGATTCATCCCACGGTCGAGGCCCTCTTCCCCTCTCCCCCCTGTGGGAGAGGGTGGACGCGATGCGCGGCATCGCGGACGGGTGAGGGGTTCTCTCCGCGGATAGAAACCCCTCATCCGGCGCGCTTTGCGCGCCACCTTCTCCCATCCCAACTCGGGTTTACCCGAGTTGGGCATATTAATTGTCGAAGTCGGATAAATCCGACTTCGATGGGAGAAGGGAGGAGTCCGTGCTCAACCGAACTTCTCCGCCGCCCAGGCATACAGGCTTCCCGGGATCGGCTCTTCACCGCCGCGGCCCTTGGGCGAGATGTGCAGGCCGATGATGCCGGGATCGGCGAGCAGCGCCGAAAAATCCGAGCGCTCGAAAAACAGCTTCGGTTCGGCATGCACGGCATAGAACGACTGCTTCGGCAGCGCATGCTGCAATTCATTCGACCGGCGCGCCAAGGCTGTGAGCGCGGCCGGACCGTAGATCGCGACCCTGATATCGGAAAGGCGGTTTGAACGGCCGCGCCATTGCCGCCAGGCAAAGGTCAGGCGATGGCGCAGCGCCAGCCAGTCCGGCGTCAGTTCGTCCTGTTCCATCAGCTCTTCGAACGCGCGCACGATTTTGTCGTCCGGCGGCAAATACAGCACCGAGTTGCCGAGCTGGCGCGGACGCTCCCAGGCGAAATAGGGTTTTGCCGGATCGATCTCGACCGGCTTCAACAGCAGCACGTCGGCGTCGAGCCAGAGCCCGGCCTTTTCCGCCATCAGCCGCATGCGGAAGAAATCGCTGAACTGCAGAATGGTCCAGTCACGCCAGCTTCCGTCGGGCTCCGGCGGACGCAGCCGTTCGGCAAAGAAATGCGGCAGGATCGCCTCGGCCTCGGCATTGCCGACGCCGTCGGGCAGGCCGGCGAGCGGGTCGAAACTGTAGACGGTGACCTTGTGGCCGGCAGCGACCTGCGATCGCAGGCAGGTCAGCCGGAGCCCGTCGAGCGGGCCATGCCAGAAGCTGACGACGTCAGGCCGCATCCGCGTCGCCCCATAAAAAAAGAGCCCCGATTTTTGCTCGGGGCTCTCAGAGAAACATCAAGCCCAGGCGCGTTCTTTCTTCGCCTTGGCTTCGTAGCTGTCGATCGAGGTCTTCTTCTCCATCGTCAGCCCGATGTCGTCGAGGCCGTTGAGCAGGCAATGCTTGCGGAACGGATCGATCTCGAACTTCACCGTGCCGCCGTCGGGGCCACGGATTTCCTGCTTGGCGAGATCGATCGACAACGTCGCATTGGAGCCGCGGTCGGCATCGTCGAACAGCTTGTCGAGATCTTCTTGGGCAACGCGGATCGGCAGAATGCCGTTCTTGAAGCAGTTGTTGTAGAAGATGTCGCCGAACGAGGTCGAGATCACGCAGCGGATGCCGAAATCCAACAGCGCCCACGGCGCGTGCTCACGGCTCGAGCCGCAGCCGAAATTATCACCGGCGACCAGCACCTTCGAATTCCGGTAGGCCGGCTTGTTGAGGATGAAATCGGGATTCTCGCTGCCGTCATCCTTGTAGCGCTGTTCCGAGAAAAGCCCCTTGCCGAGGCCGGTGCGCTTGATGGTTTTCAGGTACTGCTTCGGAATGATCATGTCGGTGTCGACATTGATGATCTTCAAGGGCGCCGCGACGCCTTCCAGTGTGGTGAACTTTTCCATCGATCGCTTCCCGGTCTGAAATGAGGGATAGGGCGGCTGATTTATACCGAATAGGGCCTTGGCAAAAGGCTAATTTCCGCATGGTTGCTTTGTTTGACGCGTTTTCTTGACGCGAACCGGGCTCCACAAAACGCTATGGCCTAACCTGCATTGGCCTCGATCGCCTCCATATCGGCGTCGGAGAGCCCGAAATGGTGCCCGATTTCGTGAATCAGGACGTGGCGGACGATATGGCCCAGCGTTTCCTCATGCTCGGCCCAGTAGTCGAGGATCGGCCGGCGGTAGAGCCAGATCATGTTGGGCAGGCGGGCGATGTCGCCGTGGCTCTGCTGCGGCAGGCCGGTGCCCTGGAACAGGCCGAGCAGGTCGAATTCGGATTGCGCCTGCATCTCGTCCAGGACTTCGTCGGTCGGAAAATCGTCGACGCGCAGGATCACGCCTTCGCACAGAGTGCGAAAATCAGCCGGCAGGCGCTCGAACACCTCATGCGCCATGGCTTCCATTTCGGCGAGCGAGGGGGCTTTTGCTTCGGTCCACATGACGCCTACTTAGAACATGTTCCCGACCGGCGCATACCGGTTTTGCGGGAGTTGACCTT is a window encoding:
- a CDS encoding carbonic anhydrase; this encodes MAEFPKHLIEGYRTFTSQRLPTEQTRYRELSERGQSPAVMVIGCCDSRVSPEVIFDAGPGELFVVRNVANLVPVFQPDGGAHGVSAALEYAVQVLKVKHVVVLGHAQCGGIKAFIDDIDPLSPGDFIGRWMQMFIKPGEKVSQREHESRQDFTTRIEKAAVFRSLENLMTFPFVRNSVERGEMSLHGAYFGVAEGSLFVLDPVAKEFRGIGELVGE
- a CDS encoding CoA ester lyase encodes the protein MTRPRRSLLFMPGSNARALEKARILPADGIILDLEDSVAPDAKATARDQIAKAVAAGGFGKREVLIRINSLDTPWWVDDIGMAGKARPDGILVPKISTVGDLNAIADRLSDINADTSIRVWAMIETARAVLDADKLAAAAKDSETRLAGFVFGPNDISRETRIRMAPGRAAMIPMITHCILATRAHGLEILDGPYSDIANIDGFAAECAQGRDLGFDGKTLIHPSHIEACNAIFTPPAEEVAEARKIIAAFAKPENASRGAIQLDGRMVERLHADMAKRTIAIADAIAAMGS
- the leuD gene encoding 3-isopropylmalate dehydratase small subunit, whose translation is MEKFTTLEGVAAPLKIINVDTDMIIPKQYLKTIKRTGLGKGLFSEQRYKDDGSENPDFILNKPAYRNSKVLVAGDNFGCGSSREHAPWALLDFGIRCVISTSFGDIFYNNCFKNGILPIRVAQEDLDKLFDDADRGSNATLSIDLAKQEIRGPDGGTVKFEIDPFRKHCLLNGLDDIGLTMEKKTSIDSYEAKAKKERAWA
- a CDS encoding metallopeptidase family protein, whose protein sequence is MWTEAKAPSLAEMEAMAHEVFERLPADFRTLCEGVILRVDDFPTDEVLDEMQAQSEFDLLGLFQGTGLPQQSHGDIARLPNMIWLYRRPILDYWAEHEETLGHIVRHVLIHEIGHHFGLSDADMEAIEANAG
- the leuB gene encoding 3-isopropylmalate dehydrogenase; the encoded protein is MATHKLLLLSGDGIGPEVMGEVKRLIDWINAAGIARFETEQGLVGGSAYDAHKVSISEGDMAKATAADAVIFGAVGGPKWDSVPYEVRPEAGLLRLRKDLGLFANLRPAVCYPALAEASSLKREIVEGLDIMIVRELTGGVYFGEPKTITDLGNGQKRAIDTQVYDTYEIERIARVAFDLARKRRNKLTSMEKRNVMKSGVLWNEVVTQVHAREYKDVTLEHQLADSGGMNLVKAPKQFDVIVTDNLFGDMLSDIAAMLTGSLGMLPSASLGEIDAKTKKRRSLFEPVHGSAPDIAGKGLANPIAMISSFAMALRYSFDMGDLADKIEAAIAAVLASGLRTADIKSEGTTAASTTQMGDAILKELQKLHA
- a CDS encoding aspartate-semialdehyde dehydrogenase; translated protein: MGYKVAVVGATGNVGREMLNILDERKFPADEVVVLASRRSVGVEVSYGDRTLKVKALEHYDFSDVDICLMSAGGAVSKEWSPKIGAAGCVVIDNSSAWRMDPDVPLIVPEVNADAVAGFTKKNIIANPNCSTAQLVVALKPLHDKATITRVVVATYQSVSGAGKDAMDELFTQTKAVYTNSELVNKKFPKRIAFNVIPEIDVFMEDGYTKEEWKMMMETKKILDPKIRLTATCVRVPVFVGHSEAVNIEFANPISADEARNILRNAPGCLVIDKHEPGGYVTPYEAAGEDATYISRIREDNTVENGLSLWCVSDNLRKGAALNAIQIAECLINRKLISAKKKAA
- a CDS encoding VOC family protein, whose protein sequence is MRAAPFLYFNGDCESALQFYQACGLGKIVELRRIEGTPLAERDGPAWNQKVLFSRFEGPGLRLCASDGADSEPMKGCAIFLEADDAGTAEKLFDALSAGGRITVAFKKQFWGDHYGNFTDKFGVQWAVGSAVKASE